Sequence from the Halopelagius inordinatus genome:
TGTCTTTTGGAGGATAAAAACTAGTCTTCTTACGAATAGAGGGAGAAAGACAATCAATCGAACAACTATGGCGCATTCTCGGCTCTCTCCCGATAACGGTTTAGAAACGAAGTCTGAACCGGAATCACGGAGATAAAAACGACTCGCCTATGTAATGATTAATGTTCACTCGGCTCACGAGAGTTCCGTTCGGCCGCGACGGTAGACCCGGACTCGGAACTCGGCAGTGTCGTCTCTGCTGGACTCGAACAGTCGAATTCAGGAGTGAAGACCCGTCCCGACCGCTCTCGCGAGGGATACACGGGATTCACGCCGACCGTCGTCGGCCGGCCTCCGGCGGCGGTAACGACCCAAGCGCCCGACACGACCGAATTGTCACTTTTACCTCGATTATTCGCTTTTATGTCTACTTCCTCCGGAAACTAACGCCTCATCGTCGCGAGAAAGCGTTTCGAAATAACGAACCGTAACGTCTCTCGAACGGCAGACGGGCGTTACAGTAGTATGCGTGTAATGGCTGTCAGCTGAACGTCGGAAACTCGTCGTCCGTCTCCTCCATGTTGACGTTGACTTCGATGACGTTTGCGGTGTTGACGACGCTCTCTACGAGTTCGTCGTGGTAGTCGGGTTCCTTCATCCGGCGAACCGGGCCCGAGACGCTGATGGACCCGAGAATTCGCCCGTGGCGGTTCTTCACCGGCGCGCCGATGGCTTGGAGTCCTTTTATCTCCTCTTCGTCGTTGAGCGAGTAGCCCCGTTCGCGTATGGTTTCGAGTTCCTCGAACAGTCGCTCTCTGTCGGTGATGGTCGCGTCCGTCTTTCTCGGTAGACCGTACCGGTCGATGATCCACTCGACGCGTTCCTCGGGGAGGTGCGCGAGGATGCTCTTGCCCGTCGCCGAGAAGTGGAGGTAGTCGGCTCGCTGGAGTTTGTTCACTTGGTAGTCGCTCCCGACCGCCTTCTCGCCGCTCACTTTGTAGAGGTTCACTCCGAGTCCGTGCTGCTCGGTCGCCAGATGCGCGTACTCTCCGGTTTCGGCGGCGAGTTCCTCCAACTCGGGCTTCCCGATGCGGTAGAGCGTACTCTGGTTGCGAACGTACTCGCCGACGAGGAGGAACTGCAACGAGAGGCGGTACTGTCCCTCCTCTTTGACGACGTATTTCTCCTCGCGGAGACTGCTCAAGTAGGTGTAGACGACGCTCTTCGAGAGGTCCAGATGGTCGGCGAGTTCGGTGACGCCCGCCCCGTCGAGTTCCTCTAACGCTCTGACGACGTCGAACGCGCGAGACACCGTCTTCAGCGTCCGCGGCGAACCGTTCGTGCGTTCGTTGGGCATACCGTCTCTTCCCTCGCTTCGGTCTTATGTGTTCGTATTCTACAAACCCGTTCGGCGGCATCTGTTCACCCTCGCGTCGGTTCTCGCTCCCTCCGTTCGCGGAGATGGCTCTCTTCGTGGGTTCTCTACGTTCTCTCGCCGTTCTGCTCTCGTCCGAACCGGCGGCCAGGCGTTCTCATTTGACAAACCCGTACGTTCCCGGAACGGGCATCGAAACGGCGACTACTCCGTGGCCAGCGATGCGAGTGCCCCGGCGAGGACGCGCGTGGCGTCGGCGCAGTCCGCCCAGTCCGTCCACTCGCGCGGGTTGTGCGAGATACCGTCGCGAGAGGGTGCAAACAGGAGTGCGGCGTCGGTCACGTCCGCGACGTGCATCGTGTCGTGTCCCGCGCCGGAGTGGAGGTCCATCGTCTCTAACCCCGCCTCCGCCCCGGCGGCGTGGAGTGCGTTCCGGCACCGGTCGTCCATCTCGACGGGCCGCCGGTTCCAGGGATGTTCGAGCGTCGTCGTGACGGGTCG
This genomic interval carries:
- a CDS encoding IclR family transcriptional regulator, producing the protein MPNERTNGSPRTLKTVSRAFDVVRALEELDGAGVTELADHLDLSKSVVYTYLSSLREEKYVVKEEGQYRLSLQFLLVGEYVRNQSTLYRIGKPELEELAAETGEYAHLATEQHGLGVNLYKVSGEKAVGSDYQVNKLQRADYLHFSATGKSILAHLPEERVEWIIDRYGLPRKTDATITDRERLFEELETIRERGYSLNDEEEIKGLQAIGAPVKNRHGRILGSISVSGPVRRMKEPDYHDELVESVVNTANVIEVNVNMEETDDEFPTFS